Proteins from a genomic interval of Leifsonia shinshuensis:
- a CDS encoding glycine--tRNA ligase → MAAPSRLESVITLAQHRGFVFPSGEIYGGTRSAWDYGPLGVELKENIKREWWNAFVRGRGDMVGLDSAIILPTAVWEASGHVQVFSDPLTESLITHKRYRADHLFEAYEAEHGHPPANGLDDIADPDHPDKVGQWTPIRQFSGLMKTFLGVVDDESGLHYMRPETAQGIFTDFAHVLQAARKKPPFGIGQIGKAFRNEITPGNFIFRTREFEQMEIEYFVEPGTDEEWFQTWIDLCWDWFVDLGIDPSHIRRFEHPKDALAHYSKRTIDIEYKFDFVGSEWGELMGVANRTDYDLRTHIEHSGKDLSYFDQNKNERYVPYVIEPSFGLTRALMAFLVDAYDEEEVPNAKGGTDKRTVLHLDPRLAPVKVAVLPLSRNEALSPLARSLADRLRKRRNVDFDDSGAIGRRYRRQDEIGTPLAVTVDFDSLEDDAVTVRDRDTMKQERIPLEGLDRYLAERLREI, encoded by the coding sequence ATGGCCGCACCGTCGAGACTGGAATCCGTCATCACGCTGGCGCAGCACCGCGGATTCGTGTTCCCCTCCGGGGAGATCTACGGCGGCACGCGCTCGGCGTGGGACTACGGTCCCCTCGGCGTCGAGCTCAAGGAGAACATCAAGCGCGAGTGGTGGAACGCGTTCGTGCGCGGCCGCGGCGACATGGTCGGCCTCGACTCCGCGATCATCCTGCCCACGGCGGTGTGGGAGGCCTCCGGTCACGTGCAGGTCTTCAGCGACCCGCTGACCGAGTCGCTCATCACCCACAAGCGCTACCGGGCCGACCACCTGTTCGAGGCGTACGAGGCCGAGCACGGCCACCCGCCGGCGAACGGCCTCGACGACATCGCCGACCCCGACCACCCGGACAAGGTCGGCCAGTGGACGCCGATCCGGCAGTTCTCCGGCCTGATGAAGACCTTCCTCGGCGTCGTGGACGACGAGTCCGGCCTGCACTACATGCGCCCGGAGACCGCGCAGGGCATCTTCACCGACTTCGCGCACGTGCTGCAGGCCGCGCGCAAGAAGCCGCCGTTCGGCATCGGCCAGATCGGCAAGGCGTTCCGCAACGAGATCACGCCGGGCAACTTCATCTTCCGCACCCGCGAGTTCGAGCAGATGGAGATCGAGTACTTCGTCGAGCCCGGCACCGACGAGGAGTGGTTCCAGACCTGGATCGACCTCTGCTGGGACTGGTTCGTCGACCTCGGCATCGACCCGTCCCATATCCGCCGTTTCGAGCACCCGAAGGACGCGCTGGCGCACTACTCGAAGCGCACCATCGACATCGAGTACAAGTTCGACTTCGTGGGCAGTGAGTGGGGCGAGCTGATGGGCGTCGCCAACCGCACCGACTACGACCTGCGGACCCACATCGAGCACTCCGGCAAAGACCTGAGCTACTTCGACCAGAACAAGAACGAGCGCTACGTGCCGTACGTGATCGAGCCGTCGTTCGGCCTCACCCGCGCGCTGATGGCGTTCCTGGTCGACGCGTACGACGAGGAGGAGGTGCCGAACGCCAAGGGCGGCACCGACAAGCGCACCGTGCTGCACCTCGACCCGCGCCTCGCGCCGGTGAAGGTGGCCGTGCTGCCGCTGTCCCGCAACGAGGCCCTGTCGCCGCTCGCCCGCTCGCTGGCGGACCGGCTCCGCAAGCGCCGCAACGTCGACTTCGACGACTCCGGCGCGATCGGTCGCCGCTACCGCCGCCAGGACGAGATCGGCACGCCGCTCGCGGTGACCGTCGACTTCGACTCGCTCGAGGACGACGCCGTGACGGTCCGCGACCGCGACACCATGAAGCAGGAGCGCATCCCGCTCGAGGGCCTCGACCGCTACCTCGCGGAGCGCCTGCGCGAGATCTGA
- a CDS encoding bifunctional lysylphosphatidylglycerol flippase/synthetase MprF, giving the protein MSTAPTDTAPSPAADPSPGRPPAWAMLRAYVQIAPASVSLAVIVLATSIATGTLWSAASVGGGSLVWAAGVSTTIRAGFWWTPFTALFVPEDPIQVVISFLLALTLLAAAERLLGTVRLIVAFLVTGVLGITIGVLGQWAAAGIGEILARATEFDFTLDPTIGIVGALVAASAFATTLWRRRIRLLTFATVVMFVLYNGDQNNVYRLIAALLGLALGVILRRGRVHRMRRSSHAETRNLVAAIVAITAVGPLAALLPPGGLGPLSFIAALFQHRQVDAVTVLAACRAADTSNCRDELAAVSVQGVGPLLLSLLPLVLLIVTAIGLRRGRHFAWVLGIIVNAGMIVLPFTALPGGRITINVDSLDALAPAIEVLLWLIATLLVPLASIALLVATRRQFQIRAPRDAVVRFTILVVVAFALLAVLYLIAALGTLSSFVPEASIGDVFASMLRRFVPSGFESVLGSVIVPTAPFTLLLYQWVGPVFWIIFVVGTMRLYRATSTGRTVGDELHFRELLHAGGGGTLGFMGTWPGNVYWFSEDGEAAVAYRVINGVAITLSDPVCRPERAEQTIIDFIGFCDANSWTPAFYSIHGAFLPVFESLGWQSVSVGEETLMHPQTFDMQGKPWQKVRQAHNRGVKERISTLWTTWNELPPIQQTQIVALSEQWVSEKELPEMGFTLGGMAELKDPEVRLYLAYDPQGDLQAVTSWLPSWRDGRIVGYTIDFMRRADKTIPGIMEFVIASAAQRMRGEGVEVLSLSGAPLATKPAGAAAPEDADEDGPDEEPAVMDRLLAFLARTLEPAYGFRSLFAFKSKFNPTYETLWLAYPDAVSLPAIGNAIGRAYLPDANAREYVALARTLLG; this is encoded by the coding sequence ATGAGCACGGCTCCCACAGACACCGCACCGTCGCCGGCGGCGGATCCCTCGCCCGGACGGCCGCCGGCGTGGGCGATGCTGCGCGCCTACGTGCAGATCGCGCCGGCCAGCGTGAGCCTCGCGGTCATCGTGCTGGCGACCTCCATCGCCACCGGGACCCTGTGGAGCGCCGCGAGCGTCGGCGGCGGCTCCCTGGTCTGGGCCGCGGGCGTGTCCACGACCATCCGGGCCGGCTTCTGGTGGACGCCGTTCACCGCGCTGTTCGTGCCGGAGGACCCGATCCAGGTCGTGATCTCGTTCCTGCTGGCCCTGACCCTGCTCGCCGCCGCCGAACGGCTGCTCGGGACGGTCCGGCTCATCGTCGCCTTCCTCGTCACCGGGGTGCTGGGCATCACGATCGGGGTGCTCGGCCAGTGGGCCGCGGCGGGCATCGGCGAGATCCTCGCCCGCGCCACGGAGTTCGACTTCACCCTCGACCCGACGATCGGGATCGTCGGCGCGCTCGTGGCGGCGAGCGCCTTCGCCACGACGCTGTGGCGCAGGCGCATCCGGCTCCTGACCTTCGCCACGGTGGTCATGTTCGTGCTGTACAACGGCGACCAGAACAACGTGTACCGCCTCATCGCCGCGCTGCTCGGTCTCGCGCTCGGCGTGATCCTCCGCCGCGGCCGCGTGCACCGGATGCGCCGCAGCTCGCACGCCGAGACCCGCAACCTGGTCGCCGCGATCGTCGCGATCACGGCGGTCGGGCCGCTCGCCGCACTGCTGCCGCCCGGTGGCCTCGGGCCGCTTTCGTTCATCGCCGCGCTCTTCCAGCACCGCCAGGTGGACGCCGTGACCGTGCTGGCGGCCTGCCGTGCGGCCGACACCAGCAACTGCCGCGACGAGCTCGCGGCCGTCTCGGTGCAGGGTGTCGGCCCACTCCTGCTCAGCCTGCTCCCCCTGGTGCTGCTGATCGTGACCGCCATCGGCCTCCGCCGCGGCCGGCACTTCGCGTGGGTCCTCGGGATCATCGTGAACGCGGGGATGATCGTCCTCCCGTTCACGGCGCTCCCCGGCGGACGGATCACGATCAACGTGGACAGCCTGGACGCGCTGGCGCCCGCGATCGAGGTGCTGCTCTGGCTGATCGCGACGCTGCTGGTCCCGCTGGCGTCGATCGCGCTGCTGGTGGCCACACGCCGCCAGTTCCAGATCCGCGCGCCCAGGGACGCGGTGGTGCGCTTCACCATCCTGGTGGTGGTCGCGTTCGCGCTGCTCGCGGTGCTGTACCTGATCGCGGCGCTCGGGACGCTGTCGTCGTTCGTGCCGGAGGCCTCCATCGGCGACGTCTTCGCCTCCATGCTGCGCCGGTTCGTGCCCTCCGGCTTCGAGTCGGTGCTCGGCTCGGTGATCGTCCCGACCGCGCCGTTCACCCTGCTGCTCTACCAGTGGGTGGGCCCGGTGTTCTGGATCATCTTCGTCGTCGGGACCATGCGGCTGTACCGGGCGACCTCCACTGGCCGCACCGTCGGCGACGAGCTGCACTTCCGCGAGCTCCTGCACGCCGGCGGCGGCGGGACGCTGGGCTTCATGGGCACCTGGCCCGGCAACGTGTACTGGTTCTCCGAGGACGGGGAGGCCGCGGTCGCCTACCGGGTCATCAACGGGGTGGCGATCACCCTGTCCGACCCGGTCTGCCGCCCCGAGCGCGCGGAGCAGACCATCATCGACTTCATCGGGTTCTGCGACGCCAACAGCTGGACGCCCGCGTTCTACAGCATCCACGGCGCGTTCCTCCCGGTGTTCGAGTCCCTCGGCTGGCAGAGCGTCTCCGTCGGCGAGGAGACCCTCATGCACCCGCAGACCTTCGACATGCAGGGCAAGCCCTGGCAGAAGGTGCGGCAGGCGCACAACCGGGGTGTGAAGGAGCGCATCTCCACGCTGTGGACGACGTGGAACGAGCTGCCCCCGATCCAGCAGACCCAGATCGTCGCGCTGAGCGAGCAGTGGGTGTCCGAGAAGGAGCTGCCGGAGATGGGCTTCACCCTCGGCGGGATGGCCGAGCTGAAGGACCCCGAGGTGCGGCTCTACCTGGCCTACGACCCGCAGGGCGACCTCCAGGCGGTCACCAGCTGGCTGCCGAGCTGGCGCGACGGCCGCATCGTCGGCTACACGATCGACTTCATGCGGCGGGCGGACAAGACCATCCCGGGGATCATGGAGTTCGTGATCGCGTCGGCGGCGCAGCGGATGCGCGGCGAGGGGGTGGAGGTGCTGAGCCTGTCCGGCGCGCCGCTGGCGACGAAGCCGGCGGGTGCGGCCGCTCCGGAGGACGCCGACGAGGATGGACCCGACGAAGAGCCCGCTGTGATGGACCGGCTGCTCGCGTTCCTCGCCCGGACGCTCGAGCCCGCGTACGGCTTCCGGTCGCTGTTCGCCTTCAAGAGCAAGTTCAACCCGACCTACGAGACGCTGTGGCTGGCCTACCCCGACGCGGTGTCGCTGCCGGCGATCGGGAACGCGATCGGGCGGGCGTACCTGCCGGACGCGAACGCGCGGGAGTATGTGGCGCTGGCACGGACTCTGCTGGGGTGA
- a CDS encoding NAD-dependent epimerase/dehydratase family protein has protein sequence MTVDSGAAGRTAMIIGGTGQIGSAAARRLAADGWSVLVAHRGRNFGDTALADLDVTTVRLDRDDTDALLALARGRDLILDTVAYEPKHADQLAALAGDVGSLVVISTASVYIGREGGYLDIVTGPDDFPEYPLPLRETDPTVDNAERTYSPLKAAMERRLLGVEDLPVSILRPGAIHGPFSPALREWFFIKRALDGRRTVLLSDDGGNRFSTSATVNIAELVALCADHPGRRVLNAVDEDDVSVAEIAHAVYAALDQEVEVVTFAGPPVNEVGGTPWSVAHPLLLSMAAAIVELGYRQPVPYRAAVADAVDWAVREVRAGERRGQGWEQVFPTLAQRAAADRWFDYEAEDAFLAGR, from the coding sequence ATGACGGTCGACTCCGGCGCCGCGGGGCGCACCGCGATGATCATCGGCGGGACCGGGCAGATCGGCTCCGCCGCCGCCCGCCGGCTCGCCGCCGACGGCTGGTCCGTGCTGGTCGCCCACCGCGGGCGAAACTTCGGCGACACCGCCCTGGCCGACCTGGACGTCACCACCGTCCGTCTCGACCGCGACGACACGGACGCCCTGCTCGCGCTGGCGCGCGGGCGCGATCTGATCCTCGACACGGTCGCGTACGAGCCGAAGCATGCCGACCAGCTCGCCGCGCTCGCTGGCGACGTCGGCTCGCTCGTCGTCATCTCCACCGCTTCCGTCTACATCGGCCGGGAGGGCGGCTACCTGGACATCGTGACCGGCCCGGACGACTTCCCCGAGTACCCGCTCCCGCTCCGCGAGACGGACCCGACCGTCGACAACGCCGAGCGCACATACTCCCCGCTGAAGGCCGCGATGGAGCGCCGGCTGCTCGGGGTCGAGGACCTGCCGGTAAGCATCCTCCGCCCCGGTGCTATCCACGGCCCATTCAGCCCGGCGCTGCGGGAGTGGTTCTTCATCAAGCGCGCGCTGGACGGCCGCCGGACGGTGCTGCTCTCCGATGACGGCGGCAACCGGTTCAGCACGTCCGCCACCGTCAACATCGCCGAGCTGGTCGCCCTGTGCGCCGACCACCCGGGCCGCCGCGTGCTCAACGCCGTCGACGAGGACGACGTGAGCGTCGCGGAGATCGCTCACGCGGTGTACGCGGCACTCGACCAGGAGGTGGAGGTCGTGACCTTCGCCGGGCCGCCCGTGAACGAGGTCGGCGGCACGCCCTGGAGCGTCGCGCACCCGCTCCTGCTGAGCATGGCCGCGGCCATCGTGGAACTCGGCTACCGTCAGCCGGTGCCGTACCGCGCGGCCGTGGCGGACGCGGTGGACTGGGCCGTACGCGAGGTGCGCGCAGGCGAGCGCCGCGGGCAAGGGTGGGAGCAGGTCTTCCCGACGCTCGCACAGCGCGCGGCGGCGGACCGGTGGTTCGACTATGAGGCGGAGGATGCTTTCTTGGCGGGGCGATGA
- a CDS encoding serine hydrolase yields the protein MTIQTQETERRRRHATARRGRHRGTAASTPEVFSRGFEALGRLAVQGVQVSARATDLSTGEVLFSVDDHVVMPTASIGKVLLLVEVAARLQSRQLSPLAQLDRSPQDIAGESGIWQHLQVPALPVADLAALVGATSDNLATNVLLRRVGLEAVSARTESLGLTRTALLDLVRDHRGPDDAPQLSVGSANELTWLFSALARGEVVDAATSRQVISWLSLNSDFSLVSSAFGLDPHSHRHPEHGILLVNKTGTDAGVRSEVGVLRGPRAGVTYAVSTYFDDTALPARLAVIDGMRTVGLDLLEYVF from the coding sequence GTGACGATCCAGACCCAGGAGACCGAGCGCCGCCGCAGGCATGCGACCGCCCGTCGAGGACGGCATCGCGGCACCGCGGCCTCCACCCCCGAGGTGTTCAGCCGCGGCTTCGAGGCGCTCGGCCGGCTGGCCGTGCAGGGCGTCCAGGTCTCCGCGCGCGCGACGGACCTGTCGACCGGCGAGGTGCTCTTCTCGGTGGACGACCACGTGGTGATGCCGACGGCGAGCATCGGCAAGGTGCTCCTGCTGGTGGAGGTCGCGGCGCGGCTGCAGTCCCGCCAGCTGAGCCCGCTGGCCCAGCTCGACCGCAGCCCGCAGGACATCGCGGGCGAGTCCGGCATCTGGCAGCACCTGCAGGTCCCCGCCCTGCCGGTGGCGGACCTCGCGGCGCTCGTCGGCGCGACCAGCGACAACCTCGCGACGAACGTCCTGCTGCGGCGCGTCGGCCTGGAGGCCGTCAGCGCCCGTACGGAGTCCCTCGGCCTCACCCGCACGGCCCTCCTGGACCTGGTCCGCGACCACCGCGGCCCGGACGACGCCCCGCAGCTCTCGGTCGGCAGCGCGAACGAGCTCACCTGGCTGTTCTCGGCCCTGGCCCGCGGCGAGGTCGTGGACGCGGCGACGAGCCGCCAGGTCATCTCCTGGCTCTCCCTGAACAGCGACTTCTCCCTCGTCTCGAGCGCATTCGGCCTCGACCCGCACTCGCACCGCCACCCGGAGCACGGCATCCTGCTGGTCAACAAGACGGGCACCGACGCGGGAGTCCGCAGCGAGGTCGGCGTGCTGCGCGGGCCGCGCGCGGGCGTCACCTACGCGGTGTCGACCTACTTCGACGACACGGCCCTGCCCGCCCGCCTGGCGGTCATCGACGGGATGCGGACGGTGGGGCTGGATCTGCTGGAGTACGTGTTCTGA